In Glycine soja cultivar W05 chromosome 10, ASM419377v2, whole genome shotgun sequence, the genomic stretch ACTTTCCTAGTCTGTACTTGGCATACATGACaatattataagttaaaatatcTGATGAAAATCCATCAAGCAACAGCTGTTGATAAACCCACTCAATCAACTTGTACTGGTTTAAAACAAGAAGACCATGCAGGATGGCATTGTAGGAGTGCTTAAAAGGCCTAAAGTTAAACGTCTTTGATTTTATGAACCTCTCCACCAAACTTTTAGCCAAACCCGCCTCACCACAAGTACGAATCAAAATATTGAAAGTACGAGCAGTAGCCGGAAGACCTTTCTCAACCATCTCATCAACCAACCTCCACAATgccttaaactcctcgcactcAGCATATATGTTCATAACTAGGTGATACGCATTCACAGTGTGCTGGTAACCCTCTTGCTGACTGCACCACACAAAAAACTTATATGCCAGCTTTGCACACCTGGTCTTATTCTCACAATTTATGTGCTTCAAAATTCCAAAGAGAACCTCCCTCACAAGAAGCCCTGATAGCCTTACATGCAACTCACCTAAAACCAACCTCGCATCGAGACCGGGACCGTCTTGCCGGAGAACCTCAAGGACCCTCTTAGCATCTAACTTAACAGTTTCTAAGAACCCTTTTCTAAGTGAAAACTGTTTTCGGTTATAGCCCCAATCCTCTTTCAAATGGAGCCTTTCATCCACATTGGTATCATAATCTGGACCTAGTTTTTTCAAAGGCTCCTCAATAAATTCGAATCCGTTACCATCAAACGGATGGCTACATAATCTCCGCAAaataatcaaagaatgggaaaaATTTTGCACCCTCTTTGGACCTAAAAGGGTTATTGCATTCATGGTTCGAATTCGAACCCATCATCACTGAAAAATGCGCAACAACCGCGATTTGGCCAATGGTAAAATCGCCTTTCCTTGCAGTGGAAGCTTCCAGAAGCCCACCGTACTAACGAGTAGATGGATATCCATGGAATCGAAAACCAAGTTTGGAGAAAGATATAGAAGCTAGAAGAGCAACGAGAAAAACATGAAGTGGCAAAATAGCGTACCGTGTCGGACAATATTTTGAAGTATTGGTCTAAACAATGTTGGGGGTGCCAAGAAATGGCATTATATGAAAGCCAAATTCATTGTGTTTGGTGTGAGTGAAGTGTGGTTGTGAAGTAAGCAAAAATGGCGACTGCAAAACCCTAACacgttttttttgtgtgtgtgaagtAAACCCTAACACGGTGTAGCAGGGGAAAAGAAGATGTTATTCTTAACGCATCGTTTCATTtacttgtatttttaaattcttttgggTTTGGTCTGAGTTTGGGCTTTAAAGAAGatgtatcttttttaatttttttataacgtctctttgtttttatttattaaaaaatatcgtaacaaatttttaaaaaataataaataattttattactttcaatTGCAAGAAAGTCCCgattaaattatcatttaaaatataaaataggctACTACTAAACATGCACTTCATCAAAAGTAAGAATTTCTATCCTTTGATGTCCAGAATCAGATAGCATGTGGGTACAGTTAAAATAAATCCAACAGTTTTGTTATGTCAATGtttgttttcataatttttcactcaaATAGACTGCAGAGGATCGTGATttcaaagataaataaaatggatTATATTTTGATTGGTTGTTGAAACAAGAGTTTAATGTCTAtgtgtaaaactattttataatattatctaataataacttattatttgaattattttaagataattattttaaaaattaacaaatttattatatatgataagttatgattagatgattatgtaaaaaaaattatacaataactttttttctcgTTGAAACAAATGCTACGTggaaaaattataaacacaaaaaaattggaaatggaaacataaaaatacaCATTAGCATATGGGACATTGAATTTAGTAAAATACAATCACAGAATACAGTTGCATATATTgccactgttttttttttttttttttgcatttaaccTTATAATAACCAAGTATTATTATCTGCTTCAGTACTACAATATCATAATGCAAATTCCACATCTACACAAACATATAATAACTTACACATGAATCCAACATATACAAATATCTAATCACAAGGAAAAGCACAGCACACATGTATAATCCAATATCCATGAAGAAATTTAGCGAGTCCCTTGTTCTTCAAATGGACTACTCTTGTTTCCACCAACAACCTGATGAACCTGTTCCACTTCAGCACCAGAATTTGTACTCTTGGATAAATCTTCACCTCCGGCAGCCATAACAAGAGCAAACTCAAAATCAGAATTATACATAAAACGCCATTTTGCAAAAATGTACTTAGCAAAAGAAACCTCATTTACCTTTTTCCTCAGATTTGCCAAACCAAGAGCCAACAACACCCTTAAGCTTGCCAACCACACCTTTCCCTGGACTCTTCACACTGCTCTCTTCACACATTTTGTCATCCCCACCATTCAAGTTTTCATCCTCTTTTTTCACTGGCTCTTCCTTCCTCTTATGTAAAGCTTCTGAAATTACCTCAGAAAGTGACTTGTCTTCTTCACCAGGCTTTAGCTTCTCAGACAAATAATCCTTCACAGAAACCTCATTTTTTGTCTCAGTTCCAACACCACCAGTGCTAGTTCTAGTCACTTTGGACTTCACTGCACCTCCCACCTCTGCAACCTTATCATAAACTGGAGCTAATTTCTCTGACAGAGAGTGAGCAATGTTCTTTCCATGTTGTGCAGTTGAGTCAGGCATGTTAGAAGCATCCCCTTGCTCTTCATTTGTTACCACCTTGTCCTTTATCTCAACTTTCTCTCCTGAACCTGCCTCAGAATCTATGACATCTTTAGGAGAGACAACTTCATCAATGTTTGCTTCGTAGTGTGGTTGTTCTTCAACTGTGGTTGTGATGGTGTTGAAAGTTATTCCAGTTTCTGTGGGATTTTCCAGGTTTCTGTTGATATTTGTGGATGTTGTTTCCTGCTTGAACTGATCATCATGACTTTCAGAAGAAGGATACCGAGTTTGTGTTGCAGCAGAGAGGTGTGACACAAACTGATCATGTTTTTCAGCAAGAGGAACGATTGGTTCTGGAGTAGGTTTTTCATGCACATTCATTTTCGCAAAAGATTCCTCAACTGGTGtgatttcttctatttcatcCTTTCCTGTAAGCCACCACAAATGAAAATCTTAATCACATGGATCATGGTACATATAAATATCACTAAAGCATGAACAAAGTTGAAGgaataattttgaaagaaaattgatTGTATTGTTGAATGGACAGTAAAAGAATTCAACTCTAAAAACTTAATCACGGAATTACAACAGTGATAAATTCATAAAACACATGCATGTATATAGTAAAATATGAAATTGGAAATATTTGCTCCAATAATTTCCCAATCAACATAACGAGGAGTCAAATccaatttaatcaatttaaccatcaaattttttaaatggtacACTAATATTAATGCATAATGCAAAGTCCATAGCAAAATATTGAGTTATAAAACTTTGTTCAATTGCCTTACTTACCTATCACACTTGGATCAGTGATTTTGGTTTCATAATTGGGAGGGGTATATGCCTCAATTGTACTTCCTGGAGCATGAGGCGCTTCCTCCAAGCCTATTGACCTCTCCAAATTTTCCTTAGGTATCTCTGCTTTCTCTTCCACAGAAAATGTTTTCGCTATGTTTTGATCAATTTCAGTAGCTGAAGAAATGCCTCCAAGTAATGCATCATGACGAGGTTCTTCTCCCATAACTGCTGTGCCTCCAAAATCAATTCCTGACTTCCCTAAATATTCGAGTTGCTCAGATGTAGGTATAGCAGTTTTAACATCTTCACTTTCTTGAACTGCAGAACATTCAAGCATATAGTACAACTTAAATCagatttttacttttacttttacttttaaattccCGTTATTAAACggcttcaattttaaaaaataaaataaaataaaaagtttctgATTTCCTtctgttttgaagaaaaaatagaaaagtatcTACTAGGCTACTACGAGTAAATGTCAAATTCTAAGGTTATGTTTTTAATGCctgattaaatttgatttcactCCTCCAATTGATTTTGTAGATTTCAAGCTTTATGAAAATCACATTGATATCGTGACATGCATTCAAACTTGTTACATCATATGTTATCTAAAAAATAGTCACATATGTCACGATATTATTGAatgataatagaaaatatttttaaaaaaaattatgaagacTAAAATAACggactaaaatcaaatttagtcATAATGAACTGAAAAGGTGTTTGAACCCCGGATCTTATTTCACTTTATGGAGAACTAATAGTCATCCTCTAATTGCAGATGATTTAGAAAAGAACATACTTGGTGTTTCATGAACTTGTGGGTCTTCAGCCATTTCTTCATCCTCCTCTAAGTCATCATCATCAAGGGTATGCTGATCTTCATTGTTATACACATGACCACGATCAAGCACTTGATGGCCATGCTTCTTAATCGTGTCCTTAATTTTCTTAGCCTTTGCCTTTACCTTATTCAGAACAGACTTCTTCTCCTCATCAAAGTGGTCTTCTTCTGCACCATGTGTCACTACATCCAAAAAATTAgatgtagaagaagaaacaaa encodes the following:
- the LOC114369186 gene encoding pentatricopeptide repeat-containing protein At3g60050-like isoform X1 encodes the protein MNAITLLGPKRVQNFSHSLIILRRLCSHPFDGNGFEFIEEPLKKLGPDYDTNVDERLHLKEDWGYNRKQFSLRKGFLETVKLDAKRVLEVLRQDGPGLDARLVLGELHVRLSGLLVREVLFGILKHINCENKTRCAKLAYKFFVWCSQQEGYQHTVNAYHLVMNIYAECEEFKALWRLVDEMVEKGLPATARTFNILIRTCGEAGLAKSLVERFIKSKTFNFRPFKHSYNAILHGLLVLNQYKLIEWVYQQLLLDGFSSDILTYNIVMYAKYRLGKLDQFHRLLDEMGRNGFSPDFHTFNILLHVLGKGDKPLAALNLLNHMREMGIEPTVLHFTTLIDGLSRAGNLDACKYFFDEMIKNGCIPDVVAYTVMITGYVVAGEIEKALKMYQYMISREQVPNVFTYNSIIQGLCMAGKFDEACSMLKEMKTKGCSPNSFVYNTLASCLRNAGKTADAHEVIRQMTEKGKYADIHSRFRGHKA
- the LOC114369186 gene encoding pentatricopeptide repeat-containing protein At3g60050-like isoform X2 codes for the protein MNAITLLGPKRVQNFSHSLIILRRLCSHPFDGNGFEFIEEPLKKLGPDYDTNVDERLHLKEDWGYNRKQFSLRKGFLETVKLDAKRVLEVLRQDGPGLDARLVLGELHVRLSGLLVREVLFGILKHINCENKTRCAKLAYKFFVWCSQQEGYQHTVNAYHLVMNIYAECEEFKALWRLVDEMVEKGLPATARTFNILIRTCGEAGLAKSLVERFIKSKTFNFRPFKHSYNAILHGLLVLNQYKLIEWVYQQLLLDGFSSDILTYNIVMYAKYRLGKLDQFHRLLDEMGRNGFSPDFHTFNILLHVLGKGDKPLAALNLLNHMREMGIEPTVLHFTTLIDGLSRAGNLDACKYFFDEMIKNGCIPDVVAYTVMITGYVVAGKFDEACSMLKEMKTKGCSPNSFVYNTLASCLRNAGKTADAHEVIRQMTEKGKYADIHSRFRGHKA
- the LOC114370574 gene encoding low-temperature-induced 65 kDa protein-like isoform X4, which produces MDSGAVQSEVHENDEHYPHIVVSEQEEDHFDEEKKSVLNKVKAKAKKIKDTIKKHGHQVLDRGHVYNNEDQHTLDDDDLEEDEEMAEDPQVHETPIQESEDVKTAIPTSEQLEYLGKSGIDFGGTAVMGEEPRHDALLGGISSATEIDQNIAKTFSVEEKAEIPKENLERSIGLEEAPHAPGSTIEAYTPPNYETKITDPSVIGKDEIEEITPVEESFAKMNVHEKPTPEPIVPLAEKHDQFVSHLSAATQTRYPSSESHDDQFKQETTSTNINRNLENPTETGITFNTITTTVEEQPHYEANIDEVVSPKDVIDSEAGSGEKVEIKDKVVTNEEQGDASNMPDSTAQHGKNIAHSLSEKLAPVYDKVAEVGGAVKSKVTRTSTGGVGTETKNEVSVKDYLSEKLKPGEEDKSLSEVISEALHKRKEEPVKKEDENLNGGDDKMCEESSVKSPGKGVVGKLKGVVGSWFGKSEEKGGEDLSKSTNSGAEVEQVHQVVGGNKSSPFEEQGTR
- the LOC114370574 gene encoding low-temperature-induced 65 kDa protein-like isoform X3, translated to MDSGAVQSEVHENDEHYPHIVVSEQVTHGAEEDHFDEEKKSVLNKVKAKAKKIKDTIKKHGHQVLDRGHVYNNEDQHTLDDDDLEEDEEMAEDPQVHETPIQESEDVKTAIPTSEQLEYLGKSGIDFGGTAVMGEEPRHDALLGGISSATEIDQNIAKTFSVEEKAEIPKENLERSIGLEEAPHAPGSTIEAYTPPNYETKITDPSVIGKDEIEEITPVEESFAKMNVHEKPTPEPIVPLAEKHDQFVSHLSAATQTRYPSSESHDDQFKQETTSTNINRNLENPTETGITFNTITTTVEEQPHYEANIDEVVSPKDVIDSEAGSGEKVEIKDKVVTNEEQGDASNMPDSTAQHGKNIAHSLSEKLAPVYDKVAEVGGAVKSKVTRTSTGGVGTETKNEVSVKDYLSEKLKPGEEDKSLSEVISEALHKRKEEPVKKEDENLNGGDDKMCEESSVKSPGKGVVGKLKGVVGSWFGKSEEKDLSKSTNSGAEVEQVHQVVGGNKSSPFEEQGTR
- the LOC114370574 gene encoding low-temperature-induced 65 kDa protein-like isoform X2, with protein sequence MDSGAVQSEVHENDEHYPHIVVSEQVTHGAEEDHFDEEKKSVLNKVKAKAKKIKDTIKKHGHQVLDRGHVYNNEDQHTLDDDDLEEDEEMAEDPQVHETPIQESEDVKTAIPTSEQLEYLGKSGIDFGGTAVMGEEPRHDALLGGISSATEIDQNIAKTFSVEEKAEIPKENLERSIGLEEAPHAPGSTIEAYTPPNYETKITDPSVIGKDEIEEITPVEESFAKMNVHEKPTPEPIVPLAEKHDQFVSHLSAATQTRYPSSESHDDQFKQETTSTNINRNLENPTETGITFNTITTTVEEQPHYEANIDEVVSPKDVIDSEAGSGEKVEIKDKVVTNEEQGDASNMPDSTAQHGKNIAHSLSEKLAPVYDKVAEVGGAVKSKVTRTSTGGVGTETKNEVSVKDYLSEKLKPGEEDKSLSEVISEALHKRKEEPVKKEDENLNGGDDKMCEESSVKSPGKGVVGKLKGVVGSWFGKSEEKGEDLSKSTNSGAEVEQVHQVVGGNKSSPFEEQGTR
- the LOC114370574 gene encoding low-temperature-induced 65 kDa protein-like isoform X1; translation: MDSGAVQSEVHENDEHYPHIVVSEQVTHGAEEDHFDEEKKSVLNKVKAKAKKIKDTIKKHGHQVLDRGHVYNNEDQHTLDDDDLEEDEEMAEDPQVHETPIQESEDVKTAIPTSEQLEYLGKSGIDFGGTAVMGEEPRHDALLGGISSATEIDQNIAKTFSVEEKAEIPKENLERSIGLEEAPHAPGSTIEAYTPPNYETKITDPSVIGKDEIEEITPVEESFAKMNVHEKPTPEPIVPLAEKHDQFVSHLSAATQTRYPSSESHDDQFKQETTSTNINRNLENPTETGITFNTITTTVEEQPHYEANIDEVVSPKDVIDSEAGSGEKVEIKDKVVTNEEQGDASNMPDSTAQHGKNIAHSLSEKLAPVYDKVAEVGGAVKSKVTRTSTGGVGTETKNEVSVKDYLSEKLKPGEEDKSLSEVISEALHKRKEEPVKKEDENLNGGDDKMCEESSVKSPGKGVVGKLKGVVGSWFGKSEEKGGEDLSKSTNSGAEVEQVHQVVGGNKSSPFEEQGTR